The stretch of DNA GCGGACAATTAGCCATACTACACTCAATGGGAATAAGAGCGAATACAAAAAGTTAATCTCTCCGTTCTCCCCGTCTCGGCAGTTTTAAATCATTGAAAACCCCTGGGGACAAGTCGGGTATCGTTGACTTTCCCCTCAACCGGTGATAAAATGAAATCAAAAACTTGGGGGGATGAAAATGATACCGACCTGGATTAAGATATCCGTCAAAGGGATCCGGAACTATTACAGGGGATACCCGGTCTGTGTCTCCATTGAGGTGACGCACTCCTGTACCGCCAACTGTCGACACTGCGATAAAGGCGGGATGAAACCGAACGAGGAGAGGGCGGGACCGGAGGAATACGTCGAGAGGCTAAAAGAGCTGAGATCACCCCCCGTCGTTCAGATCTCAGGCGGCGAGCCGCTCGTGAGGAAGGACATCTGCGATGTCATCAGCGCTTTGAAAGGCGGTGGTGATCTTCCCTATATCATACTCGTCACAAACGGATCGCTGTTGGATGAGGAGAGATATCTGAGGCTCAAGAAGGCCGGAGTGGATAGGATCTCCATATCCCTTGATTTCCCCGACAAAAGACACGATTCCTTCAGAAGGCTCCCCGGCCTGTTCGATCATCTCTCGCAGATCGTTCCCTATCTGGCCGGAAGATATGGGGGATGTGATATAGCGCTGAACACCGCCATAACAAGGGAGAACTTCCCTTACATCTGCGATATCGCCCTCAAAGCACAGGAGTGGGGGGTCGGGATCTCATACAGCGCATATACCACCTTGAGGACAGGAGACGAGTCGCTGACACTTTCGGAGGAGGAATCGAGGCAGCTTGAGGGTCTGATGGAGAGGCTTATACGGATGCAGCTCGATGGGTATAGGATACTCAATACCCCCTCCATGCTGAGAAGGACGGTCCGATATTTCAGGGAGGGAGGCATTCCGAACTGCGGCGCGGGGAGAAGGTTTCTCGTTATCAGGCCTGACGGCACGATGAACCCATGTTCGATGCTGCCGCATCTGATCTTCGATTCCTTCGATAAGATAAGGGAGTTCGCTCGTGGGAACGAGTGCGATAGCTGTTATGTGGCCATCCGGGCTTACTCAGATAGAAGCGTCTCAGAATTCATCGCTGAAGGCAGGCTTATGGTGCGTCTCGCCTCTCAGGATTGAAAGAGGTGATCGATTATGAGGAGGGAGATTCCGCTTAACGGAAGAGACTGGCGGCTGCTTGGTCTAATACCGCACGAGGCCGAATGGCGTAGGATCTGGGAGAGGACGCCGGATTTATCGACGTGGGAACCTCCCATCGATGGCGAGTGGATATTGGCTGAGGTGCCGGGCGATGTGCA from Candidatus Poribacteria bacterium encodes:
- a CDS encoding radical SAM protein; translated protein: MIPTWIKISVKGIRNYYRGYPVCVSIEVTHSCTANCRHCDKGGMKPNEERAGPEEYVERLKELRSPPVVQISGGEPLVRKDICDVISALKGGGDLPYIILVTNGSLLDEERYLRLKKAGVDRISISLDFPDKRHDSFRRLPGLFDHLSQIVPYLAGRYGGCDIALNTAITRENFPYICDIALKAQEWGVGISYSAYTTLRTGDESLTLSEEESRQLEGLMERLIRMQLDGYRILNTPSMLRRTVRYFREGGIPNCGAGRRFLVIRPDGTMNPCSMLPHLIFDSFDKIREFARGNECDSCYVAIRAYSDRSVSEFIAEGRLMVRLASQD